The genomic region AGTCAAAACGTTGGCTAGTAATAGAGGTGCGACATCTGATTGAGCGGGAGTAACAGAAGTATCGTTAGGTGTGCTGGGTAAAATTCCGATACCAGAGAGGATGACATAGATGGAAGAATTAAGAAAAAGTTTTAAGGGCCGGGATTTTCTTAGCTTACGGGACTTTACCGGCCGGGAAATCAACTTTATCCTGGATGAGGCGGCCCGCCTTAAGGCCATGCAAAAGGCCGGCATTCCCCACCCCTATTTGCAGGGTAAAACCCTGGCCATGATTTTCCAAAAGAGTTCCACCCGCACCAGGGTTAGTTTTGAGGTGGCCATGCTGCACCTGGGCGGCCATGCCCTGTTCCTAAGCCCCCGGGATATTCAAATGGGCCGGGGTGAATCGGTGCCTGATACAGCCAGGGTATTGTCCCGCTATGTGGACGGTATTATGATCCGCACCTTCTCCCAAAGCGAGGTGGAGGAACTGGCTGAATATGCCACCGTGCCCGTAATTAACGGCCTCACTGATCTAACCCACCCGGGCCAGATCCTGGCGGATTTACTGACTGTTAAAGAGCATAAGGGGCAGCTGGCCGGTCTTAAACTGGCCTATATCGGAGACGGTAATAACATCGCCCATTCGCTGCTGTTGGGTTGCCCTAAGGTAGGTATGCACATCAGCGTAGCATCCCCCGAGGGCTACCGGCCCAACCCGGACATTGTAACTTTAGCTAAACAAGCGGCGGAGGAAACCGGGGTTAAAGTGGAAGTGATCAGCAACCCGGTCCAGGCGATAACTGACGCCGATGTAGTGGTTACCGATGTTTGGGCCAGTATGGGCCAGGAGCAGGAGCAAAAGGAACGGGAGCAAGCCTTTGCCGGATACCAGGTTAACCAGGCCCTGTGTGCCCATGCCAAGCCGGACTATATCTTCCTGCACTGTTTGCCGGCCCATCGGGGTGAGGAGGTTACCGCGGATATCATTGACGGCCCTCACTCGGCGGCCTGGGATGAGGCGGAAAACCGGCTGCACATTCATAAGGCCCTGCTGGCCCTGCTGCTGTAGAAATTGAATTAAATATATAACGTTGGGGTTCTTCCCCAGGGTCTTATTCGCTTTTTGTTTTTTAGCGAAGGGCGAATAGCTGAACCTTTAAGGAATACCCTTAAGCGCTTAAAAAATTTTTCCCGGAGTAGGAATATCCTACTAATTGTCGAAGACAATAAGGCTAGGATTTACTGAAAGGAGACCTGAACATGCCCAAAGTTGTACTGGCCTACTCAGGTGGCCTGGACACATCTATTATTATTGCTTGGTTAAAGGAAAACTATGGTTATGATGTAATTGCTCTGACCGCTGACCTGGGCCAGGGAGAGGAACTGGCTCCCCTGGAGGAAAAGGCCATCAAAAGCGGTGCCAGCAAGATTTATATTGAAGACCTGCGCAAGGAATTTGTGGAGGACTATATATTCCCCACCCTTAAGGCCGGGGCTATTTATGAGGGCAAATACCTGCTGGGGACTTCTTTCGCCCGCCCCTTAATTGCCAAGAAGCTGGTGGAGATTGCGGAAAAAGAAGGGGCGGTGGCAGTGGCCCACGGTGCCACCGGTAAGGGTAATGACCAGGTTCGTTTTGAATTGGGGGTCAAAGCCCTGGCGCCCCACCTGAAAGTTATTGCTCCCTGGCGGGAATGGGATATTCGTTCCCGGGAAGATGCCATTGACTATGCCGAGGCCAGGGGTATTCCGGTACCGGTTACCAAGAAGAGCATTTACAGCCGGGATCGTAACATCTGGCATATCAGCCACGAGGGCGGCGAACTGGAGAGCCCGGCTAATCCGGCCTCCTATGATATGCTGGTGCTGACTACTCCCCCGGAAAAAGCTCCGGATCAACCCACCTATGTGGAAATTGGTTTTGAAAAGGGTATTCCGGTTTCTCTGAACGGGGAGAAAATGGACGGGGTAAGCCTGTTAGAAAAACTGAATGCCATTGGCGGGGCCAACGGCATTGGTATTGTAGATATGGTGGAAAACCGTCTGGTGGGTATGAAATCCCGGGGTGTCTATGAGACTCCCGGTGGCACCATCCTGGTCTATGCTCATCATGAATTGGAATTGCTAACCCTGGATCGCGCCACCATGCACTATAAAGAGCAGGTGGCTCTGCGCTACGCGGAGTTAGTCTATGACGGTGTATGGTTTGCACCCCTGCGGGAAGCCCTGGACGCCTTTGTGGACAGCACCCAGCGTACCGTCACCGGTAATGTGCGCCTGAAATTGTACAAAGGCAACATTATGCCCGCCGGTGTTACTTCACCCTATTCCTTGTATGATGAAGAACTTTCCACCTTTGGCCGGGACGAAGTATATAACCAGGCCGATGCGGAAGGATTTATCAACCTCTTTGGCCTACCGCTAAAAGTTCGCGCCCTGATGGAGAAAAAGGCAGGGCTAAGATAGACTATCGGGCATTCTTTGGGGTCTTGCCTATTGGGTATTTCTTTGGAGTCCAGTCGTTAGACTAATTGATACCATAAAGGCTAACAACAGGCCCCCAGAGGAATACCCCAAAGTCTAACAACAGGCCCCTAAAGGAATACCCATCAAGAGAAAGGAGGACCCCGATGAAACTTTGGGGCGGTCGCTTCCAGAAAACTACCGATCGTTTGGTGGAGGATTTTCATTCCTCCATTTCTTTTGATCAAAGGCTTTATAAACAAGACATTCAGGGCAGTATCGCCCACGCCACCATGCTCGGTAAAGTGGGGGTTATCTCCCCGGAGGAAGCCCGGCAGATTGTGCAGGGACTCAAGGAAATTCTGACTGAGATTGAACAGGGCCAGGTGGAGTTTGATGTGGCTGCCGAAGACATTCACATGAATGTGGAGCAGCTTTTAACTGCTAAAATCGGAGCGGTGGGTAAAAAACTACATACCGCCCGCAGTCGGAACGACCAGGTGGCGGTGGATATTAGAATGTACCTGAAGGATGAAATCAAAGTTATCCGGGGGCAGCTCAGGGAATTAATTGAAACCCTGCTGACCCTGGCGGAACAGCACCTGTCCACCGTTATGCCTGGTTATACTCATATGCAGCGGGCCCAGCCCATTACCCTGGCCCACCATCTGTTGGCCTATGTGCAAATGTTCCTCCGGGATATGGAGCGGTTGGCGGATTGCTACAAACGCACTGATGTCATGCCCCTGGGCTCCGGGGCTTTGGCCGGCACCACCTTTCCCCTGGACCGGGAGTACACCGCGGAACTACTGGGCTTTGCCGCGGTCAGTGACAATAGCCTGGATGCCGTCAGTGACCGGGATTTTGCAGTGGAATTTTGTGCTGCCGCCGCTTTGATTATGATGCACCTCAGCCGGTTCTGCGAAGAAATTATCCTCTGGGCCACCGGAGAATTTGCTTTTATTGAGTTGGATGACGCCTATAGCACCGGCTCCAGCATCATGCCCCAAAAGAAAAACCCCGATGTGGCCGAACTGGTACGGGGTAAAACCGGACGGGTGTACGGTGATTTAATGGGCTTATTAACCATGCTCAAGGGGTTGCCCCTGGCCTATAACAAGGACATGCAGGAGGACAAAGAGGCCCTCTTTGATGCCATAGATACCGTCAAAGGATGTTTAATGGTTTTCCGCCCCATGATTGCCACCATGACCGTGCGTAAGGAAAACATGGCCAAAGCGGCCCGGGGTGGTTTTACCAATGCCACCGATGTGGCTGATTACCTGGCCAAAAAGGGTGTGCCCTTCCGGGAGGCCCATGAAATTGTGGGTAAAGCCGTCTTCTATTGCCTGCAGCATAATAAGACCTTGGAAGAGTTGACCATGGCAGAGTATAAACAACTTTCCCCGGCCTTTGCGGATGATATTTATGACGCCATCAGTGTAGAATATTGTGCCGCGGCCAGAAAAGTCCGTGGCGGACCGGCACCCGAGGCTGTCAAACAGTCCATTGCCAGAACCAGAGAGATGCTGCAGCAAATATAGAAAAACAATTTGCCCCGGGGTTCCCGGGGTACTAAAACAGCGATCCAATAACTAGTCAAATTTGTTTAAATATATTCACAAAACCTACCTACTGTTATATAATAATGGCAAGAGGTGGGTTTATGTATTCAATTCAAGAAGCAGCAAAACTACTGGGAGTATCAATATCAACCATGCGGAGGTGGGAAAAAGAAGGGAAGATTAAACCTATCAGAACACAGGGTGGACATAGGAGATATACCTTAGAGGAATTATCCCAAATAAAGCCCCTGCAATACGATACAAAACTAACCATAGCCTACTGCCGGGTGTCTTCCTCCGACCAAAAAGAAGATTTACAAAGACAGATAGAAAACGTATCACAGTATTGTACGGCCAAGGGATATTCCTTCAAGGTTATCACTGATATAGGCAGTGGTCTAAACTACAACAAAAAAGGGCTTAAAGAACTACTGCATCTGGTTCAATCAAACAAATTAGAACGGATTGTTATTAATTTTAAGGATAGGTTAATTCGCTTTGGCTACGAGATAATCGAGCAAATCTGCGAATTTCATGGTGTCACTATCGAGATTATCAATCATACCGAAGATAAAACATATGAGCAAGAATTAGTAGAAGATATATTATCAATAATCACAGTATTTAGCAGTAGATTATATGGCAGCAGAAGCCACAAGCAAAAAAAGATTCAAAAAGAGGCCGCAAAGTGGTTTAAAGAGAGTGATGCCATTTGATATTCAACCGAAAGATAAGGCTAATCGTAACAGACGAACAAGCAAGAATACTAGACTCCCAATCCAAGAAATGCAACTGGCTGTACAACCAGCTTTTAGCTATAGCAAGAGATGACTATATTAACAATGGCAACAGTAAAAAACTCCTATCCGGCCGGAATTTAAGAAACCAGGTGCCAATACTAAAGCAAGATAACCCATTTCTTAAGACAGTCCATTCCTCACCTCTAAAAAATGTTGCCCTGCGGTTAAAGGATGCTTACATGCGGTCCTTTAAGCAGGGTAACGGCCTACCCAAATTCCGAGCGTGGAAAAAGAAGTGGTTTTCCCTTTTGTATGACGAACCAAACAAAGGCTTTAGAATTAACGGCCGAGAACTAAAACTAAGCCTTGGCACCAATAAAGAAGGCAAAAGGCTTTATATCACCCT from Desulfotomaculum nigrificans DSM 574 harbors:
- the argF gene encoding ornithine carbamoyltransferase codes for the protein MEELRKSFKGRDFLSLRDFTGREINFILDEAARLKAMQKAGIPHPYLQGKTLAMIFQKSSTRTRVSFEVAMLHLGGHALFLSPRDIQMGRGESVPDTARVLSRYVDGIMIRTFSQSEVEELAEYATVPVINGLTDLTHPGQILADLLTVKEHKGQLAGLKLAYIGDGNNIAHSLLLGCPKVGMHISVASPEGYRPNPDIVTLAKQAAEETGVKVEVISNPVQAITDADVVVTDVWASMGQEQEQKEREQAFAGYQVNQALCAHAKPDYIFLHCLPAHRGEEVTADIIDGPHSAAWDEAENRLHIHKALLALLL
- a CDS encoding argininosuccinate synthase — encoded protein: MPKVVLAYSGGLDTSIIIAWLKENYGYDVIALTADLGQGEELAPLEEKAIKSGASKIYIEDLRKEFVEDYIFPTLKAGAIYEGKYLLGTSFARPLIAKKLVEIAEKEGAVAVAHGATGKGNDQVRFELGVKALAPHLKVIAPWREWDIRSREDAIDYAEARGIPVPVTKKSIYSRDRNIWHISHEGGELESPANPASYDMLVLTTPPEKAPDQPTYVEIGFEKGIPVSLNGEKMDGVSLLEKLNAIGGANGIGIVDMVENRLVGMKSRGVYETPGGTILVYAHHELELLTLDRATMHYKEQVALRYAELVYDGVWFAPLREALDAFVDSTQRTVTGNVRLKLYKGNIMPAGVTSPYSLYDEELSTFGRDEVYNQADAEGFINLFGLPLKVRALMEKKAGLR
- the argH gene encoding argininosuccinate lyase — translated: MKLWGGRFQKTTDRLVEDFHSSISFDQRLYKQDIQGSIAHATMLGKVGVISPEEARQIVQGLKEILTEIEQGQVEFDVAAEDIHMNVEQLLTAKIGAVGKKLHTARSRNDQVAVDIRMYLKDEIKVIRGQLRELIETLLTLAEQHLSTVMPGYTHMQRAQPITLAHHLLAYVQMFLRDMERLADCYKRTDVMPLGSGALAGTTFPLDREYTAELLGFAAVSDNSLDAVSDRDFAVEFCAAAALIMMHLSRFCEEIILWATGEFAFIELDDAYSTGSSIMPQKKNPDVAELVRGKTGRVYGDLMGLLTMLKGLPLAYNKDMQEDKEALFDAIDTVKGCLMVFRPMIATMTVRKENMAKAARGGFTNATDVADYLAKKGVPFREAHEIVGKAVFYCLQHNKTLEELTMAEYKQLSPAFADDIYDAISVEYCAAARKVRGGPAPEAVKQSIARTREMLQQI
- a CDS encoding IS607 family transposase, producing the protein MYSIQEAAKLLGVSISTMRRWEKEGKIKPIRTQGGHRRYTLEELSQIKPLQYDTKLTIAYCRVSSSDQKEDLQRQIENVSQYCTAKGYSFKVITDIGSGLNYNKKGLKELLHLVQSNKLERIVINFKDRLIRFGYEIIEQICEFHGVTIEIINHTEDKTYEQELVEDILSIITVFSSRLYGSRSHKQKKIQKEAAKWFKESDAI